The Georgenia sp. TF02-10 genome window below encodes:
- a CDS encoding ABC transporter substrate-binding protein has product MRTTTPTSRRRALVLGALTATALTLGACGASGGASAGNGNDGGSGSGSDGGPVSIEYWHRLPSVEGAKSVDDLVAEWNEDNPDVQVKATALQGAAADSYPKIATAVEAGNAPCLAQVGVDRVPDLLSTGQLLDVTEQASQYEENYLPYAWSRATFDGATYGIPQDTGPLVLYYRADLFEEYGIDVPKTWDDFRAAAQTVKEHNPEARLASFLPDEAMWFMALSSANGAQWWGIDGDSWRVDIDSAPTQEVAEYWQGLIDEDLVATTPRWDPSFDQALADGTLVATVGASWEAPLIAGSAPDTAGKWAVAQIPMWDTGKPLVGEDGGSIVAVLNGCEQPEAAVAFADWLNTNVEGLMPLGLFPATEPPAEGFATPETLVEFYGGQEIYDEFAAANEAVNPDWSFSPTTGVTLTAIQDGAGQMLTGGPTLPEIVADAQASSVQSLEQAGISVAD; this is encoded by the coding sequence ATGAGGACCACCACCCCCACCTCCCGGCGCCGGGCCCTGGTGCTCGGTGCGCTCACCGCCACGGCGCTGACGCTCGGGGCCTGCGGCGCTTCCGGCGGCGCGTCCGCGGGCAACGGCAACGACGGCGGCTCCGGCTCCGGTTCCGACGGCGGCCCGGTCTCGATCGAGTACTGGCACCGGCTGCCCTCGGTCGAGGGCGCGAAGAGCGTCGACGACCTCGTCGCCGAGTGGAACGAGGACAACCCGGACGTCCAGGTCAAGGCCACCGCCTTGCAGGGCGCCGCCGCGGACAGCTACCCCAAGATCGCCACCGCCGTCGAGGCCGGCAACGCCCCGTGCCTGGCCCAGGTGGGCGTGGACCGGGTGCCGGACCTGCTCTCCACCGGCCAGCTGCTCGACGTCACCGAGCAGGCCAGCCAGTACGAGGAGAACTACCTGCCCTACGCCTGGAGCCGGGCCACCTTCGACGGCGCCACCTACGGCATCCCGCAGGACACCGGCCCGCTGGTGCTGTACTACCGCGCTGACCTGTTCGAGGAGTACGGCATCGACGTGCCCAAGACCTGGGACGACTTCCGGGCCGCCGCCCAGACGGTCAAGGAGCACAACCCCGAGGCGCGCCTCGCCTCCTTCCTGCCGGACGAGGCCATGTGGTTCATGGCGCTGTCCAGCGCCAACGGCGCCCAGTGGTGGGGGATCGACGGCGACAGCTGGCGGGTCGACATCGACTCCGCACCGACCCAGGAGGTCGCCGAGTACTGGCAGGGCCTGATCGACGAGGACCTCGTCGCCACCACCCCGCGGTGGGACCCGAGCTTCGACCAGGCGCTGGCCGACGGCACCCTCGTCGCCACCGTCGGCGCCTCCTGGGAGGCGCCGCTCATCGCCGGGTCGGCGCCGGACACCGCCGGCAAGTGGGCCGTCGCGCAGATCCCGATGTGGGACACCGGCAAGCCGCTGGTCGGGGAGGACGGCGGCTCCATCGTCGCGGTCCTCAACGGCTGCGAGCAGCCCGAGGCCGCCGTCGCCTTCGCCGACTGGCTGAACACCAACGTCGAGGGCCTCATGCCGCTGGGCCTCTTCCCGGCGACCGAGCCGCCGGCGGAGGGCTTCGCCACGCCGGAGACGCTCGTGGAGTTCTACGGCGGGCAGGAGATCTACGACGAGTTCGCCGCCGCCAACGAGGCGGTCAACCCGGACTGGAGCTTCTCGCCCACCACCGGCGTGACGCTCACCGCGATCCAGGACGGCGCCGGGCAGATGCTCACCGGCGGCCCGACGCTGCCCGAGATCGTCGCCGACGCCCAGGCGAGCTCGGTGCAGTCCCTGGAGCAGGCCGGCATCTCGGTCGCCGACTGA
- a CDS encoding carbohydrate ABC transporter permease, whose translation MALPTAPTRPRAGARRRSEARTGWLFLLPFGLLFTLVFLIPIVVSVYNSFFSTRRSSLGLAAPETVFVGLSNYVDVLTSSQLWLGMGRVVGYAAVQIPIMILAALALALLLDSVAARHVTFYRLAYFLPYAIPGVIAAMVWTYLYQPNLSPIVQALHAVGLDVNLLAPGTVLGSMANITTWTFTGYNMLIFLAALQAVPRELYEAARMDGASEWRIVRAIKVPMLRGATMLAVLLSIIGTIQLFNEPTVMRRSAAFIDSQYTPMMMAYDQAFGPAANSGAAATVSIVMAAVAGVLAWAYTVVSRRTS comes from the coding sequence ATGGCCCTGCCCACGGCACCGACGCGACCCCGGGCCGGTGCGCGCCGGCGCAGCGAGGCGCGTACCGGGTGGCTGTTCCTGCTGCCCTTCGGGCTCCTGTTCACGCTGGTGTTCCTGATCCCCATCGTGGTCTCGGTCTACAACAGCTTCTTCTCCACCAGGCGCTCCTCCCTCGGCCTGGCGGCGCCGGAGACGGTGTTCGTCGGCCTGAGCAACTACGTCGACGTGCTCACCAGCTCCCAGCTGTGGCTGGGCATGGGCCGGGTGGTCGGCTACGCGGCCGTGCAGATCCCGATCATGATCCTGGCCGCCCTCGCCCTGGCGCTGCTGCTGGACTCCGTGGCCGCCCGGCACGTGACCTTCTACCGGCTCGCGTACTTCCTGCCCTACGCGATCCCCGGGGTCATCGCCGCGATGGTCTGGACCTACCTCTACCAGCCCAACCTGAGCCCGATCGTCCAGGCGCTCCACGCCGTCGGCCTCGACGTGAACCTGCTGGCCCCCGGCACGGTGCTGGGCTCGATGGCGAACATCACCACCTGGACCTTCACCGGCTACAACATGCTCATCTTCCTCGCCGCGCTCCAGGCCGTCCCGCGCGAGCTCTACGAGGCGGCGCGGATGGACGGGGCGTCGGAGTGGCGGATCGTCCGGGCGATCAAGGTGCCGATGCTCCGCGGCGCGACGATGCTCGCCGTCCTGCTCTCGATCATCGGCACGATCCAGCTGTTCAACGAGCCGACCGTGATGCGGCGCTCCGCGGCGTTCATCGACTCGCAGTACACGCCCATGATGATGGCCTACGACCAGGCCTTCGGGCCGGCCGCCAACAGCGGCGCCGCCGCCACCGTCTCCATCGTGATGGCCGCCGTCGCCGGGGTCCTCGCCTGGGCCTACACCGTCGTCAGCCGGAGGACGAGCTGA
- a CDS encoding carbohydrate ABC transporter permease, with the protein MATVSHDLPPAAQLARPAARRAPAARRRTRRSATGAPPSTRALTTIVLTAAAVYFLFPVWWLVVSATKTRPELYTTNGAWFGEGFALLENLQRAMGYDQGLYLRWIGNSVLYSTTAAVIGVVISLAAGYALAKHTFPGKNVVSVTILAGLLIPAALLTIPMYFVFNAIGLANTPLAVIIPSCVSPFGVFLGRIYVEASVPDEILEAARMDGAGEVRIFFTIVLRLLKPAMVTIGLFVFVATWNNFLLPLVMLNSADLFPVTLGLYTWQSYRAVDLTDIVLVGSLFAVLPLVVGFLFLQRYFQSGLALGAVKG; encoded by the coding sequence ATGGCCACCGTGAGCCACGACCTGCCCCCCGCCGCCCAGCTGGCCCGGCCGGCGGCCCGCCGCGCCCCCGCCGCCCGGCGCCGCACCCGCCGATCGGCCACCGGCGCTCCGCCGAGCACCCGGGCGCTGACCACCATCGTGCTCACCGCCGCCGCGGTGTACTTCCTCTTCCCAGTGTGGTGGCTGGTCGTCTCCGCGACCAAGACCCGGCCCGAGCTGTACACGACCAACGGGGCCTGGTTCGGCGAGGGCTTCGCGCTGCTGGAGAACCTGCAGCGGGCCATGGGCTACGACCAGGGGCTGTACCTGCGCTGGATCGGCAACTCCGTCCTGTACTCCACGACGGCCGCCGTCATCGGGGTGGTCATCTCCCTCGCCGCCGGGTACGCCCTGGCCAAGCACACCTTCCCCGGGAAGAACGTCGTCTCGGTGACCATCCTCGCCGGGCTGCTCATCCCCGCGGCGCTGCTGACGATCCCGATGTACTTCGTCTTCAACGCGATCGGGCTGGCGAACACCCCGCTGGCGGTCATCATCCCCTCCTGCGTGTCCCCGTTCGGGGTCTTCCTCGGGCGGATCTACGTCGAGGCCTCCGTCCCCGACGAGATCCTCGAGGCGGCCCGGATGGACGGGGCGGGGGAGGTGCGGATCTTCTTCACCATCGTGCTGCGGCTGCTGAAGCCGGCGATGGTGACGATCGGCCTGTTCGTCTTCGTCGCGACCTGGAACAACTTCCTCCTGCCGCTGGTCATGCTCAACTCCGCCGACCTCTTCCCGGTCACGCTCGGCCTCTACACCTGGCAGAGCTACCGGGCGGTGGACCTGACCGACATCGTCCTGGTCGGCTCCCTCTTCGCGGTGCTCCCGCTCGTCGTCGGCTTCCTCTTCCTGCAGCGCTACTTCCAGTCCGGTCTCGCGCTCGGCGCCGTCAAGGGCTGA
- a CDS encoding TetR/AcrR family transcriptional regulator produces MTTGRREQNKARTRADLLEALRAQVAATGLAGVTAEAVAERAGVSRRTFFNYFSSLDDALAGVISPSLDEIGAVFRSRPAAEQPLDAIVAALRQRPLDPDALAWIHTIGSAERARQGVSPLADRVWAHHQGWLAGLLAERLGADDPLRTGTLASTVMSIFSVVQDQWLDETGGPVDEAAAARFNQLLLTGLAHARSAWTEARPSSA; encoded by the coding sequence ATGACGACCGGCCGGCGGGAGCAGAACAAGGCCCGGACCCGCGCTGACCTCCTCGAGGCCCTCCGGGCGCAGGTGGCCGCGACGGGCCTGGCCGGCGTCACCGCCGAGGCGGTCGCCGAACGCGCCGGGGTCTCCCGGCGCACCTTCTTCAACTACTTCAGCAGCCTCGACGACGCCCTCGCCGGGGTCATCTCCCCGTCGCTGGACGAGATCGGTGCCGTGTTCCGGTCCCGGCCTGCCGCCGAGCAGCCGCTCGACGCGATCGTCGCCGCCCTGCGGCAGCGCCCGCTCGACCCCGACGCCCTGGCGTGGATTCACACCATCGGCTCGGCGGAGCGGGCCCGGCAGGGGGTGAGCCCGCTCGCCGACCGTGTGTGGGCGCACCACCAGGGCTGGCTGGCGGGGCTGCTCGCCGAGCGCCTCGGCGCCGACGACCCCCTGCGCACCGGCACGCTCGCCTCGACCGTGATGAGCATCTTCTCGGTGGTCCAGGACCAGTGGCTGGACGAGACGGGCGGGCCGGTGGACGAAGCCGCCGCTGCCCGGTTCAACCAGCTCCTGCTCACCGGCCTGGCCCACGCCAGGTCGGCCTGGACCGAGGCCAGGCCCAGCAGCGCCTGA
- a CDS encoding MMPL family transporter has translation MASFLYRLGRSCARHPWRSVVAWLLVIAAVTGAALSLSKPLTSEFTIPGSRFEQVLEDLKQEIPDAAGATGTVVFSSDDGFTAEEKAAVAATEEEWKQVEGVADVVDPFAAQQQLADQAAQLESGRAELESGRAQLEEGRSQLEAGQAELDAAREQLQAQAAQLEAGRAAMPPQALAQAEQQLAAGQAQLDAGQAELDANAEDLAAAETELADGQRQLEVGGRLAELTEDTRFVSEDGTVALAQVRFVGEAVDLDPAVGEELQEIGADLPDSGVDVDYSQEIVRDISSIIGPGEVLGLVVAAVVLLVMLGGLLAAGMPMVMALVGVAVGVGGAMALSGTIEMNSTTPALALMLGLAVGIDYSLFLINRHRTQLRGGMATTDSIALATGTSGNAVTFAGLTVIIALAALVVTGIPFLAVMGLAAAATVLIAVLVALTLTPAVLSLLGERVLGRRGRRAVRDRANATEGAQAPAEHAPDGAHAHDGAHAADGARVARRGGWAGLAQRHPVLSILGVVAVGAVMAYPATDLRLGLPDGSSEPAGSTAYRTYDLTREHFGAGMNGPLIAVATLDEPIAEGETDQLAAQADLAEALAEVPGALTVVPAGVSEDRSTLAFQIVPEDGPAEESTVDLVHALDEAAPQIGAEHDAELGFTGQTVANIDISERLGDALPVYLLVVVGLSLVLLLLVFRSLLVPLLATAGFLLSVAAAFGAVVAVYQWGELGWLFSVHEPGPVLSFLPILLIGVLFGLAMDYQVFLVSAVREAHVHGSPARAAVLEGFNLNARVVTAAAIIMVSVFGGFVFAELTMIRPIGFGLAIGVLIDAFLVRMTLTPAVLSLLGERAWYLPRWLDRVLPAVDVEGSRLGRDGAAGGPLGAGNEPARASG, from the coding sequence ATGGCTTCGTTCCTGTACCGGCTCGGGCGCTCGTGCGCCCGCCACCCCTGGCGCTCCGTCGTCGCCTGGCTCCTGGTCATCGCCGCCGTCACCGGCGCGGCGCTCAGCCTGTCGAAGCCGCTCACCAGCGAGTTCACCATCCCCGGCAGCAGGTTCGAGCAGGTCCTGGAGGACCTCAAGCAGGAGATCCCGGACGCGGCCGGGGCGACCGGCACCGTCGTCTTCTCCAGCGACGACGGCTTCACCGCCGAGGAGAAGGCCGCCGTCGCCGCCACCGAGGAAGAGTGGAAGCAGGTCGAGGGCGTCGCCGACGTCGTCGACCCGTTCGCCGCCCAGCAGCAGCTGGCCGACCAGGCCGCCCAGCTCGAGTCCGGCCGGGCCGAGCTGGAGTCCGGCCGGGCCCAGCTCGAGGAGGGCCGCAGCCAGCTCGAGGCCGGCCAGGCCGAGCTCGACGCCGCCCGCGAGCAGCTCCAGGCCCAGGCCGCCCAGCTCGAGGCGGGCCGGGCCGCGATGCCGCCGCAGGCGCTCGCCCAGGCCGAGCAGCAGCTCGCCGCCGGCCAGGCCCAGCTCGACGCCGGGCAGGCCGAGCTCGACGCGAACGCCGAGGACCTCGCGGCCGCCGAGACCGAGCTGGCCGACGGGCAGCGGCAGCTCGAGGTCGGCGGGCGGCTCGCCGAGCTCACCGAGGACACCCGGTTCGTCTCCGAGGACGGCACCGTCGCGCTCGCCCAGGTGCGGTTCGTCGGCGAGGCCGTCGACCTCGACCCCGCGGTGGGGGAGGAGCTGCAGGAGATCGGCGCCGACCTGCCCGACAGCGGCGTCGACGTCGACTACAGCCAGGAGATCGTCCGGGACATCTCCAGCATCATCGGCCCCGGTGAGGTTCTCGGCCTGGTCGTGGCCGCCGTCGTGCTGCTCGTCATGCTCGGCGGGCTGCTCGCCGCCGGGATGCCGATGGTGATGGCGCTGGTCGGGGTGGCCGTCGGCGTCGGCGGCGCGATGGCGCTCAGCGGCACCATCGAGATGAACAGCACGACGCCGGCACTCGCGCTGATGCTCGGCCTCGCCGTCGGCATCGACTACTCGCTCTTCCTGATCAACCGGCACCGGACCCAGCTGCGCGGCGGCATGGCGACGACCGACTCCATCGCGCTGGCGACCGGCACCTCCGGCAACGCCGTCACCTTCGCCGGGCTGACCGTGATCATCGCGCTCGCGGCGCTGGTGGTCACCGGCATCCCGTTCCTCGCCGTCATGGGGCTCGCGGCGGCGGCCACCGTCCTGATCGCCGTCCTCGTCGCGCTCACGCTCACCCCGGCCGTCCTCTCCCTGCTCGGGGAGCGGGTGCTCGGGCGGCGCGGCCGCCGCGCCGTGCGTGACCGTGCGAACGCCACGGAGGGCGCGCAGGCCCCCGCCGAGCACGCTCCCGATGGCGCGCACGCTCACGACGGCGCCCACGCCGCCGACGGCGCGCGCGTCGCCCGTCGCGGTGGCTGGGCCGGGCTCGCCCAGCGCCATCCGGTGCTCTCGATCCTGGGCGTCGTCGCCGTCGGGGCGGTCATGGCCTACCCGGCCACGGACCTGCGCCTCGGCCTGCCCGACGGCTCCTCCGAGCCGGCGGGCTCCACGGCCTACCGCACCTACGACCTCACCCGCGAGCACTTCGGCGCCGGGATGAACGGCCCGCTGATCGCCGTCGCCACCCTCGACGAGCCGATCGCCGAGGGCGAGACGGACCAGCTCGCCGCCCAGGCCGACCTCGCCGAGGCCCTCGCGGAGGTGCCCGGCGCGCTCACCGTGGTCCCGGCCGGGGTGAGCGAGGACCGCTCGACGCTCGCGTTCCAGATCGTCCCCGAGGACGGCCCCGCCGAGGAGTCCACCGTGGACCTCGTCCACGCGCTCGACGAGGCGGCGCCGCAGATCGGCGCCGAGCACGACGCCGAGCTCGGGTTCACCGGGCAGACGGTGGCGAACATCGACATCTCCGAGCGGCTCGGCGACGCCCTGCCGGTCTACCTGCTCGTCGTCGTCGGGCTCTCCCTCGTCCTGCTCCTCCTCGTCTTCCGGTCCCTGCTCGTGCCGCTGCTCGCCACCGCCGGGTTCCTGCTGTCGGTCGCGGCGGCGTTCGGGGCCGTCGTCGCGGTCTACCAGTGGGGCGAGCTCGGCTGGCTGTTCAGCGTCCACGAGCCGGGGCCGGTGCTCAGCTTCCTGCCGATCCTGCTCATCGGCGTGCTGTTCGGGCTGGCGATGGACTACCAGGTCTTCCTCGTCTCGGCGGTGCGGGAGGCGCACGTGCACGGCTCGCCCGCCCGGGCCGCCGTCCTGGAGGGCTTCAACCTCAACGCCCGGGTGGTCACGGCCGCGGCCATCATCATGGTCTCGGTCTTCGGCGGGTTCGTCTTCGCCGAGCTGACCATGATCCGGCCCATCGGGTTCGGCCTGGCGATCGGCGTGCTCATTGACGCGTTCCTCGTCCGGATGACCCTGACCCCGGCCGTGCTCAGCCTGCTCGGGGAGCGGGCCTGGTACCTGCCGCGGTGGCTCGACCGGGTGCTGCCCGCCGTCGACGTCGAGGGTTCGCGGCTGGGGCGGGACGGGGCGGCGGGCGGGCCGCTCGGCGCCGGCAACGAGCCGGCGCGCGCGTCCGGGTAA
- a CDS encoding molybdenum cofactor biosynthesis protein B, giving the protein MTDQDWGGGVGGPSGAGGGPGPSSGGSGAIGTETAGPGAVSGGPGPAPGGPRPVPGAVITVSDRCARGEAVDRSGPLAAALLADAGVRADVVIVPDGVASVRRAVRAALDGGARVVLTTGGTGVGPRDRTPEATAPLLVRELPGLAEAVRARGAADLPAAVLSRGLAGIAEGRDGEALVVNAPGSPGGVRDAVAVLGPLVPHVLDQLAGGAH; this is encoded by the coding sequence GTGACGGACCAGGACTGGGGTGGCGGGGTGGGTGGCCCGTCGGGCGCCGGCGGTGGGCCCGGCCCGTCGTCCGGCGGGTCCGGCGCGATCGGCACGGAGACCGCCGGGCCCGGCGCGGTGTCCGGCGGCCCCGGCCCGGCGCCCGGCGGGCCCCGCCCCGTGCCCGGCGCCGTCATCACCGTCTCGGACCGGTGCGCCCGCGGGGAGGCGGTGGACCGGTCCGGTCCCCTCGCCGCCGCCCTGCTCGCCGACGCCGGGGTACGGGCCGACGTCGTGATCGTCCCCGACGGCGTAGCCAGCGTGCGACGGGCGGTGCGGGCGGCGCTCGACGGCGGCGCCCGGGTGGTGCTGACCACCGGCGGGACCGGCGTCGGGCCGCGCGACCGCACGCCCGAGGCCACCGCGCCGCTGCTGGTGCGGGAGCTGCCCGGGCTGGCCGAGGCGGTCCGGGCCCGGGGCGCCGCCGACCTCCCCGCGGCGGTCCTCTCCCGCGGCCTGGCCGGCATCGCCGAGGGGCGCGACGGCGAGGCGCTCGTGGTCAACGCCCCCGGCTCGCCGGGCGGGGTCCGGGACGCCGTCGCCGTGCTCGGCCCGCTCGTGCCGCACGTGCTCGACCAGCTCGCCGGCGGCGCGCACTGA
- a CDS encoding aminotransferase class IV family protein — MAVSITHLNGRPASTEDLAPLAFAGFAHFTAMQVRDRAVRGLDLHLARLRSASHELFGAHLPEERLREHLLAALSAAPADVSLTCFITSRPGEFVAPDGGAELDVLVKVTDPADPPLGPLSLDLVEHERHLPTVKHVGEVSKTLYLRRAHARGFDDAAFVDRSGRLSEATIWNLAFWDGNSVIWPKAAVLPGVTMQILSRRLHALGVAQRTRPVRPEDLTERLAAVVLNSWTPAVPVARIGEHRLGDGSEIVRLLHRAYETEPIMRVQALSTS; from the coding sequence ATGGCAGTCTCGATCACTCACCTCAACGGTAGGCCCGCCAGCACCGAGGACCTCGCCCCGCTGGCGTTCGCCGGCTTCGCCCACTTCACCGCGATGCAGGTCCGGGACCGGGCGGTCCGCGGCCTCGACCTGCACCTGGCCCGGCTGCGCAGCGCCAGCCACGAGCTCTTCGGAGCGCACCTACCCGAGGAACGGCTCCGGGAGCACCTCCTCGCCGCGCTCTCGGCGGCTCCGGCTGACGTCTCGCTCACCTGCTTCATCACCTCGCGCCCGGGGGAATTCGTGGCCCCCGACGGCGGAGCGGAGCTCGACGTCCTGGTCAAGGTCACCGATCCGGCCGATCCTCCCCTCGGTCCGCTGTCGCTCGACCTCGTCGAGCACGAGCGCCACCTACCGACCGTCAAGCACGTCGGTGAGGTGTCGAAGACGCTCTACCTGCGCCGGGCCCACGCCCGCGGGTTCGACGACGCCGCCTTCGTCGACCGCAGCGGTCGGTTGAGCGAGGCAACGATCTGGAACCTGGCCTTCTGGGACGGCAACTCGGTCATCTGGCCCAAGGCCGCGGTGCTGCCCGGAGTGACCATGCAGATCCTCAGCCGGCGCCTGCACGCCCTCGGGGTCGCGCAGCGGACCCGGCCGGTCCGGCCCGAGGACCTCACCGAGCGGCTCGCCGCGGTGGTGCTGAACTCCTGGACTCCGGCCGTCCCGGTCGCTCGCATCGGTGAGCACCGGTTGGGCGACGGCAGTGAGATCGTCCGACTCCTCCATCGGGCCTACGAGACCGAGCCGATCATGCGCGTCCAGGCTCTCTCGACGAGCTGA
- a CDS encoding MerR family transcriptional regulator: MSRASGTDRLLRVGELAALTGVSARLLRYYDNQGLLAAERSPTGQRLFHPAAAEQVRYIRSLLEAGLPTRVIGELIDCIYEPGRIEPCAVPTLVEHLNEHDQRIAGMLSTRAALQGLIDSSSR; the protein is encoded by the coding sequence GTGTCAAGAGCAAGCGGCACGGATCGGCTGCTGCGCGTCGGTGAGCTCGCCGCCCTGACCGGGGTGAGCGCGCGGCTCCTGCGCTACTACGACAACCAGGGCCTGCTCGCCGCCGAGCGTTCCCCCACCGGTCAGCGGCTCTTTCACCCCGCCGCCGCCGAGCAGGTCCGCTACATCCGCTCCCTCCTGGAGGCGGGGCTACCGACCCGCGTGATCGGCGAGCTCATCGACTGCATCTACGAGCCCGGCCGGATCGAGCCCTGTGCAGTGCCGACGCTCGTCGAGCACCTGAACGAGCACGACCAGCGGATCGCGGGCATGCTCAGCACCCGCGCCGCTCTCCAGGGCCTGATCGACTCCTCGAGCCGCTGA
- a CDS encoding molybdenum cofactor guanylyltransferase — protein sequence MAGPGPADAAGFDAVVLAGGTGRRLDGASKPDLRLAGRRLLDHVLAGTAGARRVVVVAPAEVAVPDGVARTLENPPLGGPVAGVAAGLAVLNDGAPAPLVLVLSCDVPRAATAVPRLLAAAHADRDVDGACLLDPAGVPQWLTAAYRRTALVGRLAGQPRGGRGVPVRALVAGLRLAGVPAVAAEATDVDTWSDLAALADLSASGPPAGAPPAGGREAGGRPAGGPGEGSR from the coding sequence ATGGCCGGGCCAGGACCCGCGGACGCCGCTGGTTTCGACGCCGTCGTGCTGGCCGGCGGCACCGGCCGCCGGCTCGACGGCGCCAGCAAGCCGGACCTGCGGCTGGCCGGCCGGCGCCTGCTCGACCACGTCCTCGCCGGGACCGCCGGCGCCCGCCGGGTCGTCGTCGTCGCCCCCGCCGAGGTGGCCGTGCCGGACGGGGTGGCCCGCACCCTGGAGAACCCCCCGCTCGGCGGGCCGGTGGCCGGGGTCGCCGCCGGGCTCGCGGTCCTGAACGACGGCGCCCCCGCGCCGCTCGTGCTCGTGCTGTCCTGCGACGTGCCGCGGGCGGCGACGGCGGTGCCCCGGCTGCTCGCGGCGGCCCACGCCGACCGCGACGTCGACGGCGCGTGCCTCCTTGACCCGGCCGGCGTGCCGCAGTGGCTCACCGCTGCCTACCGGCGCACGGCACTGGTGGGGCGGCTCGCCGGGCAGCCGCGGGGCGGGCGGGGGGTCCCGGTCCGGGCGCTGGTCGCCGGGCTGCGGCTGGCCGGGGTGCCGGCGGTCGCGGCCGAGGCCACCGACGTGGACACCTGGTCAGACCTGGCCGCGCTGGCCGATCTTTCAGCCAGCGGTCCGCCGGCCGGTGCCCCACCTGCCGGTGGCCGGGAGGCTGGCGGTCGGCCGGCCGGTGGCCCGGGCGAAGGATCGAGGTAG
- the moaC gene encoding cyclic pyranopterin monophosphate synthase MoaC, translated as MCLTHLDDAGHARMVDVTAKQPTVRQAVATGEVRCSPQVLAALRAGTVPKGDVLAVARVAGIAAAKRTPELLPLAHTIGIHGAAVDLELADDRVLITATVRTADRTGVEMEALTAVSVAALAVVDMVKGVDRSAEITGVKVVAKSGGRSGDWRRPDA; from the coding sequence CTGTGCCTGACCCACCTGGACGACGCCGGGCACGCCCGGATGGTCGACGTCACCGCCAAGCAGCCCACCGTGCGGCAGGCCGTGGCCACCGGGGAGGTGCGCTGCTCCCCGCAGGTGCTGGCCGCCCTGCGCGCGGGCACCGTGCCCAAGGGTGACGTGCTCGCCGTCGCGCGGGTCGCCGGCATCGCCGCCGCCAAGCGCACCCCCGAGCTCTTGCCGCTGGCGCACACGATCGGGATCCACGGCGCGGCGGTGGACCTCGAGCTCGCCGACGACCGCGTGCTGATCACCGCCACCGTCCGGACCGCCGACCGCACCGGGGTGGAGATGGAGGCGCTGACCGCGGTGTCGGTGGCGGCGCTGGCCGTGGTGGACATGGTCAAGGGGGTGGACCGGTCCGCGGAGATCACCGGGGTGAAGGTGGTGGCCAAGTCCGGCGGCCGCTCCGGGGACTGGCGGCGGCCGGACGCCTGA